aagcaaattgtttTTTGCGCCCCTGCAATTTCCATAAAGctgtaaatgaaaaaagagCCGTGTAGGTTACAAAATGGTACCTACGTACATGTATATCTTTTACAGGTCAAGTCGCataaaaattctcaattatGTATATCCTGTTACCTATTTCATAAATCCTTGAAACGGCAGCCGCAGCTGGAAAATTATACTAAAAGACACCCATTTGAATTTTCTGTCTTGTGTTTATGCCTGCGTCGCAATCGTTGAAGAAACCGGTACCACAAACGAACGATCGTTTTCAATGACGCTCTTTTTTTGGTATTCAAACAAAGAAGTGTTTAGAGTTAAGGGTAGAGTTGGAAGAGAAAGTAATCCGTGTCAACCCGTGATTGTCCATCAATGCAATGCCAACACCCCGCTATTACGCGGTATGCATTTGCATACATTTCCTTAATCGGGCTCTTTTTTACCCATTCCGTTcattaatgatttaaaaaatcttttgcgcatgtaaatatttattaaacagaaTGACTGTCacgtttccaaaaaaaagggCTGATGAAACCTCCACGGCGAAATGAGCTTCATTGATATCCCCCCACTTTTCGTTAAGAAACCCTGCATCATCTCCTAAAATGAGGTAATTCTAATGTAAGTCAATCCTTGAAAAACTCtgaatttgttttaaagtaaatttagaaaaatgtgCTTGCAGAAACAAAGACATGATTGATATTAGATCCGTACGTAGTCACATTGAACTTGCTTGAAGCAGGTTGCATTCTTAGCACTAATGCAGGACGGGACAGGAGGGGGGGTTTCTTGTTATAATAGATAACCTCACCCATGTTATTACAGTTCCACCCTCGAGTGTGTAGACAGTGACtgaacataaacaagaaatgaaatatttggtATGTAGCCATTTTCAAacattaacaattaaatttgaaactccaTGTTGTCAAGAATATCTTATCTTTGCTTTTGACAATGTGGTGAATATACTTATTATTTAAGAATGCACCCAGAGACGgtgataagtattttttggtaatttccGTATATTGTccctataaaatatttcatcttTGGCACCTAAATTTCTTTCagaatcaaatttatattttagttttttttttatttaaactactATCACTGTTGGATAAAGCCTTGACCCACAACTAACTATAAATTCTACCTGACATGTAACCGTTCTTTTCTGGTACACACTCTTAAGTGAACCCAATATGTTACGTATTCGCCAATTGTAACTAAGTGGTGAAAATGTTCATAGAAATATTCGCGAAAAAAATTGGCCAGAAGCACTCACCCCTTCCAGTTTCGATAATAGCAACTTTAAGAGCCACTAAATGAATATACTGGCAACTTTACCTGGAAGATAACTATCATGGAAACCACGAGCCTGTCAAAACAGTATTTCTAGTTTTCATGGATATTAGCCGTATGTTAAAGTTCCCAGGATTTTGAGTTGTCAATTTAGGTCCACTATAGATCAGTTTGTCTCTGAGACTGTCTTTACTATCCTCTTGGTAAAGACGACAGTAGTCCCAAGAAATTTGGAGTGAGGTGCAGGAGTTTTCTCCTGTTCACATTAACGAACCGCTGTTCGGGTTGCTGGAGGCACGAACTTAATTAATTACCACCACTAATTAATTCCACTTAATATCTCATTCTTAATTTTCATCGGGCACGTCTTTTCTACCTATGCAGATCTGCCTTTGCCTCTTGGCATCCTTGGCTCTGGCTGCCGAGAAGAAAGAAGTGAAATCTGTAGAAAAAACAGAGAAGAAAGTGGACAAACGCGGTTTGACTGGATTAGGAATCGCCGGCCATGGAATCCTGGGAAGTGGTCTAGGATTGAGTGGTTTAGGTGTGGGCGCGCTCGGGGTAGGGGGCGTAGGCAGTTTGGGCGGTATCGGCAGTTTGGGCGGTGTAGGCTTGGGATCATTGGGCACTGGATTGGTGGGAACCGCCGCAGTTGCCGGCCCTGCCCTAGAGTTGGGCTCTCACGCCCACACCCACACAACCATAACAAGGAACTTGGGAGTGCCAGTGGCGCAGCCAGTGGCCGTTCCTGTAGACCGCCCAGTTAGCGTACCCATCCCAGTCGATCTGCCTGTAGGAGTGGACAGCCCCGTGGGAGTTCCAGTAACCAGGCCCATCGCTGTGCCCGTTGACAAACCCATTGGTGGTATGTTAAAATGTCGATTAAAGTTTTAAGGATAACGCCTTTGTTGTTAGTTCCAGTCGATCGTCCTGTCCTCATCGATATTCCGAGCCCAATAGGAGTGCCCGTAGACAGGCCTGTACCCGTGGGAATTCCAGTGCCATCACCAGTGGGCGTGGCCAGACCTGTGCCAATCGGAATTCCAGCTCCAGTCCCAGTGGTTTCCAAACTTCTCATTTCTCACCATTAAATCGAACTCTTTCTGGGGAGCTAAATGGGAGCTTTAATAAAAGTGGACAAATacgtgaaaattttgatttatttactgtaaataaggaaataaatagttttaattaatatggtTTTTGATATTATCGTCGCAAATTGCATTATTTGTCCTCTGTTATATCTCAATACTATAATATAAATGCAAAACTAGCGCAATAATCAGAAGTTGAGGCGCTTTAAGTACTGCCTGTAGCTGTAGACCGTCAGAGTTAGATACGACACCAGCACTGAAACAGAGCAAGTAGAGAATGATTCATATCTATGTGATCAAAAGTCTAGGAATTATTCAGAGCAATACTGGTAGACATTTGAGTATAAGAACCCATGTCCAGAAATGTCTCCCTAAGACGCTACAGCCTTATGATGTCTTAAGACAGATGCgtaaaaattacgttttattaagctattttatttattttcaagtaaGAACTTCTTGAAAACCCCCTATTAATCGTTTGAGAGTAAATGTGGTTGTAACATGATGATGCGCCTGCACATTTTTCTATTCAAACCTGTCAATATGTGGATAGCCAGTTCAGATAACGTTAGATCAGCAAAAGTGGTTCAGTTTCGTCGCCCCCTGGGTCACCCGATCTGACACatttagatttctttctgtGGGGGCATCTAAAGTTCCTGGTTTATGATACGCCAGTGGAAACAGAGCAAGACCTGATTACACGAATTACTGCGAAATTTGAATTCGTTCAAAACGATTATCAAAAGGTGTAGCCAAGTCtctagttatttattttattgtaatatatatatatatatttaactgTCTTAAAGCATCATAGGACCGTAATGCCTTAAAAAGACTTTTCCTGATATGGGTTCTAACATTTAAATGTATTCTATCACGACACTGAATATTCTCTAGAAATTTGGTTCCATAGTtcttaaacaccctgtatattaaatttaattcacaacgagccattttaattattaattatataattggaaaattccCATTTAACGGCGGATTAAATATTGAAGCACCACAACGCTCTTGACGTGGAGCTTGTTCATACAAAAGTAAACGCTCAGAGGGTgatatttattagtttaaaaatgcattaaccAATTTGctataataacaattattcgATAGTTTTATTTGGTTCTTTGAATCGATAGACATTTACAGGGTGGTAAAAATATACTTACTGCTGAACAAAATACTTGCAACGATATGTCCCACAATGAAAGGAGCATTGTTCTCGCTAGTGTGGTGAATTACAGCCACTAAAGTGCCCACTTCATatacaaacaaacaaatcggGTTGAAAATCAACCAGGGCATGAATAAAGCTGGCCGATTCTAAAACCAAAACACCTCTTCCACATCCCCGAATCCCCCTGCAACCCCCTGAACTCACCCCCACAGCTCCAAAAACAATCATGACAGAGAAAACGCACTGCAAAACGCTCGCCACGGAAAACATAATCAGCATAGCCTTGAggactgaaaaaaaaagttacattcgccattttgtccagTTACTATTACATACTTTCCAATTTTGGTACCACCGACGGATCGCTCATTTCGATCAATTCGTGAGGATGCACGGCATAAGCCGCACTCAGAATCAGGCACATGAAGGCGAACACGCTTTGCAGAGCCCCAATGATGATGGTGCCGTGCTTCAGGGTGAAACCGCAACAATTGGAGATTTCAGGGGCGCCCATTGTACAAATCAAGCTGAAACAGCAAAGTAATGAAAAGAAAACTGCTGATGATACATAGAAAGCATTTGTGCGTGAATGTTCTAAAGTTAACTTTTGGAGGCTCTGTAAACACTAAATATGGTCGATGGTACTTACCAAGAACAATAATCTCTTTAAAGATGTCTTATATATTTGAAAGCAGATAAAATTGTCTCTTTACAAAACCATCACCACTGACCTAATGCGAAGCTACGCAGTACGTTGTAACAGTACCCATATACGTCATTTTCGAAACTTTAGGAAGAGTGGTACCGAAGCCCTCAATAGCGTTGCATAACTTCTCGTGCTGCCTTAAGGTTGGAGCGCAATTGATCTTGTTATGCGGGAGCTAAATAATCCGTTTAGCACCACCTTAATTCCGCAATTTCTTTACCATACTGGTTCCATCACAATGCTTA
This portion of the Euwallacea fornicatus isolate EFF26 chromosome 13, ASM4011564v1, whole genome shotgun sequence genome encodes:
- the LOC136343141 gene encoding small nuclear ribonucleoprotein-associated protein N-like, encoding MKYLICLCLLASLALAAEKKEVKSVEKTEKKVDKRGLTGLGIAGHGILGSGLGLSGLGVGALGVGGVGSLGGIGSLGGVGLGSLGTGLVGTAAVAGPALELGSHAHTHTTITRNLGVPVAQPVAVPVDRPVSVPIPVDLPVGVDSPVGVPVTRPIAVPVDKPIGVPVDRPVLIDIPSPIGVPVDRPVPVGIPVPSPVGVARPVPIGIPAPVPVVSKLLISHH
- the LOC136343142 gene encoding uncharacterized protein; the encoded protein is MGAPEISNCCGFTLKHGTIIIGALQSVFAFMCLILSAAYAVHPHELIEMSDPSVVPKLEILKAMLIMFSVASVLQCVFSVMIVFGAVGNRPALFMPWLIFNPICLFVYEVGTLVAVIHHTSENNAPFIVGHIVASILFSMLVSYLTLTVYSYRQYLKRLNF